The Acidobacteriota bacterium genome segment GGGAAGCCGGCTCCTGGGCGATGACGCCGGGGGAAGAAAGTGTGGTGGATGCCAGAACCAGGGCCAGCATGCCCAGGATGGAAAGGGCGCGCTTTGCCGCAGCGGAACATACTTTCATACCGGACTCCTTCGAAAAATAATGGCTTTCCTGCCTTTCCCGCACGATGCACCAGGGTTAACAGCTATCAATACGACCGGACGGCAAAAACTGTTTCAAATACCTGCCGTTTGACGAAAACTTGTGCGCGCGGAATGTTCCTATTTAACAGCATACGGGGTAGAATGAAAGGGATTTCACCGTGGGCGGCGGATTTGCCGGCGGCCCGGGCGGCCGCCGGCATCCGGTGGCGTTTCCCCTACTGCGGATCGGACGCCCGCTTCAGGGTCGGGCGGCTCCTGCCGGGGGACTCCTCCCCCTCCCCGGTGCCGGCGGAGGGGTCCTCCCCCTGCTCGGTCCGGCGCTTGAGGGTGGGGCGTTTCTGTTCCGGGGCTTCCCCCGCCTCCTCGGCCTTCTGGGCGTTGTCTATCGACCGGAGGCGGTTCTGGATCCGCTGGAATTCGGAGGTGTCCACGATGTAGGCGTCCTTTTCGGGGAGGTAGCGCTGTTCGTCCAGGGCGGCCACGATCCGGTCGTCCGTGGAGGGGTGGGTGCGGAACCAGCCGGCCAGGCGGCCGGGCTCCGATTTTTCCTCCCGCTGCAGTTTCTCGAAAAAGGAGACGAACCCGTTCGGATCGTAACCCGCGTTCCAGAGATACTGGATCCCCAGCTGGTCCGCTTCGCGCTCCGATTCCCGCGTGATCCCCATCAGCTCGAGGTTGAGCCCCAGGCCCAGGGCGTTCTGAATCCCCATCTGCGCCCAGTAGCCCCCGACGAAAAGGGCGGGAATGGCCGCAAGCTGCAGGTACTGGGCCTTGGACATGCGCACCGTCGCGTGCCTCGCGGTGACGTGCGAGATCTCGTGGGCCATCACCCCGGCCAGTTCCGACTCGTTCCCGGTCGCCAGGAGGAGGCCCTTGTTGATGTAGAAAAACCCGCCGGGAAAGGCGAAGGCGTTCACCTCGTCGGTGTCCACGACCTTGATGTAGAAGGGGAGCTTGGCGTCGGAGTGCTTGACGATGTTCTGCCCGATCCGGTCGACATACTCGCTGATGACGGGGTCTTCGACCATCCGGGCGGTCTGCTCGAACTCGTCTGCCACCTGTTTGCCCAGCTCGATCTCCTTTTCGAGCGAGACCCAGTTGGGGAAAACATTCCACACGCGCCCCGTGACGTCCCGGTTTCCGATCTCTTCGACGTTTTCGTGCTTCCTGGCCCAGGCGGCCGGCGACGAAAGGATGGCCGCGGCCAGAAACAGCGCGGATAATTTCGGAAACATGTTTTTCATAAAATCCTCCGCTGGGGGCGGTTGTTTTCTGTGACCGGGCCCGTTATCCTACCCTGTGCGGTCCCCGCGGCCGGGCCTGGAGGGGCATCCATACCTATAGACGTCACGGATCCGCCGGAGTTTCAACATTTAAATAGTAAGATCTTTTGCGACGGGGGTCAACCGGGCCCTCCCTCCGGGGGCGTCCCGCGGCGCCCGGATCCCGTTGCGGCGGGAGGGGCAGGTATGAAGATCCTGACTGCGGCGCAGATGGGGGAGGTGGACCGGCTCACCTCGGAACGGTTTCACGTCCCCTCCATCCTGCTGATGGAAAACGCCGGACGCTCCTTCTGCGAGGAGCTCGCGCGATCCGTTCCCGGGATCGCCCGGAAGCGTATCCGGGTGCTGTGCGGCCGGGGGAACAACGGCGGGGACGGTTTCGTCGTCGCGCGCCACCTGGCGCTTGCCGGGGCGAGCCCCCGGATCGCCCTGACGGCCGATCCCGCCGCGCTCCGGGGGGACGCCCTGGTGAACTACGAGATCGTACGGGCGATGGGCCTCCCGATCGACTCCTTCCCGGCGCCGTCGGAGGCTGCGGCCGCACTCGAAAAGGGCCCGCTCCCCGACATCATCGTGGACGCCCTGTTCGGGACCGGCCTGTCCAAGCCGATCGGGGCCGATTACGGGCCCGTCCTTGAGTGGATCGACCGGGCGGCGGCCCACGCGTTCGTGGCCTCCGTCGACATCCCCTCGGGGCTGATGGCCGATCGCGGGGAGATTCCCGGCCCGGCCGTCCGGGCCAGGCTGACGGTGACCTTTTCCGCCCTGAAGCCCGCGCTGGTCCTCCCGCCGGCGGCCGACCTGGCCGGCCGCGTGGTCGTGGCCCCGATCGGTTCGCCTCCCTCCCTTTTCGACCATCCGGACTACCTCCTCGACCTGGTGGGCGAGGAACTGGTACGCCGGGTCCTTCCCGCCCGCCCGCGCGAGGGGCACAAGGGATCGTTCGGGCATGCCCATATCGTGGCGGGGTCCCGGGGCAAGATCGGGGCCGCGCTGATGGCGGGCCTGGGCGCGCTGCGCGCGGGGGCCGGGCTGGTCACGCTGTGGCTGCCCGAAGGGACGCTCCCGGGGGCCGCCGGCCGGTTTCCGGAGCTGATGACGGAGCCCCTGCCGGAAACCTCCGCGGGGACCTTCGATCCCTCCGGTCTGGAGCGCGTGCTCGCGCGCCTCGTCGACGCGGACGCCCTGGTCCTTGGCCCGGGGATATCGACCGAACCCGGGGCCCGGCGGCTGGCCCTGGAACTGACGGAGCGCTCTCCGGTCCCGGTGGTGCTCGACGCGGACGGGATCAACGCCTTCGCGCTGTCCGAAACGCCGCCCCGCAACCGGAACGATCAGCCCGTCATCCTGACCCCGCACCCCGGCGAGATGGCGCGCCTCGGGGGGGCCACCGTCGCCGAAGTCCAGCGGGACCGCCTCGCAGCGGCGCGGCGGTACGCGTGCGCCCACCGATGCCACGTCGTTCTCAAGGGATTCCAGACCGTGGTCGCCGCCCCCGGCGGGGAGCTTTTTTTGAACCCCACGGGCAACCCGGGGATGGCCACGGGCGGGACGGGAGATATCCTGGCGGGGATGATCGGACGGTTCGCCGCCGCCTGGCACCTCGCCCTCCCCGGGGCCGGGGATGCCGCCCCCTGGATTGCGGCCGCGGTCTACCTCCATGGCCTGGCCGGGGACCTGGCGGCGGAGGAGAAGGGGATGGAGTCGCTGGTAGCCACCGACCTGCTCTCCGCCCTCCCCGGGGCGTTCGGGAGGGTGCTCGGGCGATGAGGGACCACGGCAAGGCCGGCCCCGTCGTCAGGGAATATGTCAGCCGGTCCCCCGAAGACACCTTGCGCATCGGTGCCGGGATCGCCCGGAACCTGGAACTGCCCGGGGTCGTGCTGCTGCGCGGAGGCCTCGGGATGGGGAAGACGACGCTGACCCGCGGGATCGCCCGGGAACTGGGGGTCCGGGATCCGGACGAGGTCAGCAGCCCTTCCTATACCCTGGTCCATATCTACGAAGGGCGCTGCAGCGTCTACCACGTGGACCTGTACCGTCTCGAGGGCGCGAGGGACATCTACTCCATCGGGATCGGCGATTTCATCGGGTGCGACGGGGTCACCGTGGTGGAATGGAGCGAACGGTTGTCGGGCGGCTTCCCCGGGGCGGTGGAGGTGGACATCGAGGACCGGGGAGGGGACGCCCGGCTGCTGCGGGTGCGCGTTCCCCGGTCGGGGAAACGGAGGCGCCGCGGAAGGCGTGGGGCGGATGAGATTGGATGAGGTGCCCGGGATCCCCCGGGCCTGGACCGACTTCGTGCGCCGATTCCGGGCATCCGGGGATCCCTTCGACCCGGAGCGGTTCGGGCGGATGGCGGAGCGTATGCCCGGGGCGTCCGGCGGCCGGCCCCTGCCCGGAGGGACGCTGGCCGTGGTGGCCCACGTCCGCACGGGCCCCCTGGGCGGCGCGCTGTCGGAATGGTTGAAGTGCCTGACCGCGGTCGGGGTGGCCTCGGAGCTCTCCGCGCGCGGGCGGCGGGCGACGGCCGTGATCGGGTTGCGTCCCGACCCTCCCGGCGCCGCGTCCGGGCCGGCGCCGCGCCTGGTCGATTCCCGGGGCGTGATCCGGGAGGTCGACCCCGCCGACCTCGGGCTGCTGGCCGATCTCCTCCGCGTGCCCCCGCCCCGGGAGGGCGCGCGCCTGCCGGGGCTTCTGCTCGGGCGCCTGCTGGGGGAGGAGAACGCCGTCGTCCTGGAAGCGCCGGCGGCCGCGGCGCTGCCGGCGGTCGTGGAGGTGGTCGGGTTCGAGGACATCGCGGGGCGTGCGGACTCCGGGCGGCCGGGGGGGAAGGGGCCCGTCCTCTGGCCCCGGGTGAGCGCCACCCTCCTCGACGGGCGCAGCCGCAGAACCCTGGAGCGTTACGGCCTGGTTCCGGGCGATCTTTTCGCCGGGGAGGAGGCGGCCGTGGGCGCCGTCCTCGGGCGGATGCGCACGCCGGTCCCCGGGCGGCTCGAGGAGCTGCGCGGGGAGGTGCTCCGGGTCCTCTCCGGCCCGGGCGCGCAGGGGGGCGCGGGTGAGAGGTTTTTGAAGTTCCGGGACGCCTGCCGGGGGAGGATCGTCTACCAGCTGGACAAGGTGCGGCGGCAATGCCTCGGGGCGGTCGCGGTGAAGGAGGCGGCGGCGCGGCGGCGGGTGCGCCGGGCGTGCCATTCGCTGGCTCCGGGCGGGAGGCCGCAGGAGGAGGTGTTCGGCGGCGTCTGGATCCCGCTCCGCTTCTCGCCCGCGGGGCTCGGCCGGCTGCGGGAGCGGCTCGATATCCTGAGCCCCGAACATCAACTGATCGAAATGGACTGAACCATGCAACTGGACTTCCTTGCTTTCGGCGCGCATCCGGACGATGCGGAGCTCTTCATCGGGGGGACGCTGGCCAAACTTTCCGACCTCGGGTACGCCACGGGGGTGGTGGACATGTCGCGCGGGGAACTGGGGACGCGGGGAACCGCCGCGGTGCGCGGGCGGGAAGCCCGGGAAGCGGCCAGGATCCTCGGCCTGGCGGTCAGGGAAAACCTGGGCCTTCCCGACGGCCGGATCACGGTCACGGACGCCGCGCGCCTCTCCGTGATCCGGGTGCTGCGCAAGTACCGCCCCCGGATCGTCGCCACCCACTACCGGGAGGACCGGCACCCGGATCACGTGCACACCGGCCGGCTCGTGGCCGAGGCGGTGCACCACTCCGGGCTGGCCAGGATCCGGACCGGGCAGGAGCGCTACCGGCCGCCCGTCCTCCTCTTCTTCAAGCTCCCGTGGAACGTGGCGCCCAGCTTCGTCGTCGACGTCGGAGACTGGGTCGGGCGCCGGGAGGCCGCCATCGCCGCCCACCGCTCGCAGCTGTACGACCCCGCGAGCCGCGAACCGGCCACCTACCTGAGCCAGCCCGATTTCCTGGAGCGCGTGGACAGCATCCACGCCTGGTACGGCACCCTTGTCGGGAAGAGGAGGGCGGAGGCGTTCCATATCGGGGAGGCGCTCGAAATCAGCGACCCCGTCGCCCACTTCGCCCCGTAGCCGGGGTCACGCGCCGGGGGACTGGTCGCGGTACTGCAGCTGGTAGAGCTTCCAGTAGATGCCCCGGCGCTGGAGCAGCTCCTGGTGGGTGCCGGTCTCGCACAGCCTCCCGTGGTGCAGCACGAGGATGCGGTCGGCGCTTTGCACGGTGGAGAGGCGGTGGGCGATGACGATCGAGGTCCGGCCCGCCATGAGGGTGCGGAGCGCGTCCCGGATCAGCAGTTCCGTCCCCGTGTCGATGCTGGAGGTGGCCTCGTCCAGGACCAGGATTCTCGGGTCGTAGGCGAGGGCGCGGGCGAAGGAGAGGAGCTGCTTCTGCCCGACCGAAAGCGAGGCGCCCCGTTCCCCGAGGCGGGAGTCGTACCCCTCGTCCAGGCGCCGGATGAAGGGGTCGGCATGGACGGCCCGGGCGGCCCGGACGGCGTCGCGGCCGGTGATGGAGCGGTTCCCCAGCCGGATGTTTTCCATGACGCTGCCCGAAAAGAGGAAGACGTCCTGGAGCACGATCCCTATCGAGCGGCGCAGGGCCGCCAGGTCGTGGTCCCGGACATCGACGTCGTCGACGAGAAGGGTCCCCTCGCCGACGTCGTAGGAGCGGTTGAGGAGGGAGACGAGGGTCGATTTGCCCGCCCCGGTGGCCCCGACGACGGCGACCTGTTCGCCCGGCTCGACGACGAAGGAGACCCCCCGGAGCACCGGCTCCCCCGGGTGATAGGCGAAGCCCACGTCCCGGAACTCGATCTTTCCCCGGGTCACGGCCCGCGCCGCGGGGCGCGCGGGCGAAACGATCGCGGGGGGGGTGTCGAGCAGTCTGAAGATCCGCTCCGACGAGGCCATGGCCGCCTGCAGGATGGTGTATTTTTCGCTCAGGTCCGATATCGGCCGGAAGAAGCGGTCGGAATACTGGATGAAGGCCACCAGCGTCCCCAGCGTCAGCGCGCCGGAAAGCACCTGGTGCCCGCCGTACCAGACGATCAGGGCGACGGCCAGCGCGCCGACGACCTCCAGGAGGGGGAGAAACAGGGCGTAGTAGAAGATGGACTGGAGGTTGGCGTCGAGGTGGTCGCGGTTGACGGCGGTGAAGCGCCGGTACTGCTTCTCCTCCCGCCCGAAGACCTGGACGACGGCGGCGCCGGTGATGTTTTCCTGGAGGAACGTGTTGATGCGGGCGATGGCCGTGCGCACGCGGCGGTAGGAATCGCGCACCTTGATCTTGAACAGGAGCGTGACCGCCAGGAGCAGGGGGAGGATGCAGAGGATGCCCAGCGCCAGCTTGTAGTGGAGCACGAAAAGGAAGACCAGGATGCCCGCCAGCGTGAAGATATCGTCGAAGACCGAGAGGACCCCGGAGGTGAACAGCTCGTTGAGCGCGTCCACGTCGGTGGTCACCCGCGTCATCAGGCGGCCGACCGGGTTTCGGTCGAAAAACGCCGACTCCAGTTTCTGCAGGTGGCGGAAGATCTCCATGCGCAGGTCCCGCATGATCTTCTGCCCCATCAGGTTGATCAGCAGGGTCTGGGCGAAGCTCAGGGCGAAAACCAGGACGATGGTCGCCGCGTAGAGGGCGGCGATGCCGGTGAGGGAGCGGACGTCGCCGCTCTGGATCGAGCGGTCGATGGCCATCTTGGTCAGGTAGGGCTGGACGATGGAGAAGCCGGACCCCAGGATCAGGCAGACGACGGCCGCCAGCGCGCTCCGGCGGTACGGTCCGATATAGCCGAGGAGCCTCCGCATCAGTTTCGCGTCGTACGCCTTCCCCAGTACCTGTTCTTCCTGCGTCATGATCCCTGGAGTTCCGAGAGTTCGTCTTCCAGAAGCTGTTTGCGATAGAGTTCGGCGTAGAGACCCCCGAGCCGCAGCAGCTCCTCGTGGGTCCCCCGTTCGGCCACCGCCCCCTCCTCGAGCACCACGATCTCGTCGGCGCGCTGCACGGTGGAGACGCGGTGCGAGACCAGGAGCGTCGTCCGGTTTTTCATGACCCCGGCGAGTTCCCGCAGGATCCTCTCCTCGGTGTAGGTATCGACGCTGGAGAGGGAATCGTCGAAGACGAGGATCGCGGGGGAACAGAGCACGGCCCGGCTGATGGCCACCCGCTGCTTCTGCCCCCCGGAGAGGGTGATCCCGCGTTCGCCGACGAAGGTCTGCATTCCCCGGGTGAACGATTCGATGTCCCCGGCGACCTGGGAAACCCGGGCGGCCGCGAGGATCTCCTCCTCGCCGGCCCCGTCGGTCCCGAAGGCGATGTTCTCCGCGACGGTGTCGGAAAAGAGGAAGGTCTCCTGGGGCACGCAGCCGATCCGGCGCCGCAGGGCGCGCAGGGGCCAGGCGCGCACGTCCCGGCCGTCGACGAAAACGGTCCCGGGGGGCGGGTCGTACAGGCGCGGGATGAGGTTCACCAGCGTCGATTTGCCGCTCCCGGTGCGCCCCACGATCGCGAGCGTCATCCCGGCCGGCACGGAAATGGAGACGTCCCGGAGCGCCGGGCGGGGGGAAGCGGGGTAGCTGAAGGTGAGGTTGCGGATCTCGAGGGCGCCGGAGGCGCCGGGAGGTTCGGCGGCGCCCTCGAGGTCCCGGATGCCGGGAGGGGTTTCGAGGATCTCCAGGATCCTCCGCATCGAGGCCGAGCCGCGCTCGAAGATGTTGATCACCCGCCCGATGGCGATCGTCGGCCAGGCGAGCAGCGACAGGTATCCCATGAAGGCCACGAATTCGCCCAGGGTCAGCCGCCCGTGGATGACGTGCCGCCCCCCGAGCCAGAGCACCGCGACCGAGGAGAGCCCGATCAGCGCCGTCATCAGCGGGTAGAGGACGCCCCAGAGGCGGATCAGGGACACGTTGCGCCGGACGTAGTCGCGATTGAGGAGTTCGAAGGAGCGGATTTCGGACTCTTCGCGCGCGAAGGCCTTGACAACGCGGATGCCGGCGAGGTTCTCCTGCGTGCGGGTGCTCATGGCGGAAAACTGCTCCTGGATCTCCTCGAACCGGTCGTGTATCCGCCGGCCGAACTGCCTGACCGAGATCGATACCAGCGCCAGCGGCACGTAGGCCAGCAGGGTCAGCCTCCAGTTCAGGTTCACCAGGATGGCGGTGCTGATCACCAGGAGCATGACCGTGTGCATGGAGTACATGATCCCCGGGCCGAGCACCATCCGCACGGCGCCGAGATCATTGGTCGCGCGTGACATGATGTCACCCGTGCTGCGGGAGTGCAGAAAGGAAAGGGACATCCTCTGCACGTGGGCCAGGAAATCGTTGCGCAGGTCGTATTCGACCTGCCGGCTGACGCCGATCAGGATCCTGCGCATCCAGAAGCGGAAAAAACCCTCGACCAGGGAAATGGCCACGATGAGGCCCGCATAGGTGAGGAGCCTGCCGCGATCGACCGATGGACGCAGGCCGTCGACCACGTACTTCAGCACCCAGGGGGACAGCATTCCGGCGACGACCGTCAGCAGGACCATGAGGGCGCCGACGAGGAGCCTCCGGCGGTAGCGGCCGAGATAGGGGCCCAGGACCAGGAGCGGGTATCGGGACCGCGCCATCAGCGTGCGGCCGGTCTGCGCATGTCCCTGTAGGCGAGCGCCTCCCCGCCGCGCAGCTTGAACTCGACCGAATAGGCGCCGACCTGGGGCCGGCCGCCGACGAGCGCCACTTCCAGCCGCGCGAGTTCCCCGGGCCCGACCGTCTCCCGGTCCATCCGGGCGATGACGGTTTCCGTGAGGCTCCCGTCACGGGCATAGAGGCGGACCGCGGCGTCCAGGCCCTCGATCGGGTCCGCGGAGATGTTCCTCACCACGGCCCGGATCCGGAAGGTCTCGTCTCCCGGCGCATCTCCCAGGTAGAGAAGGGCGATCCTCTCCGCGGCGCCCCCCGCATGCCGGGAGTGGAGCGCGCGCGTCATGGAATCAAACGTCCTGTCGGGGAGGAGCACCAGAAGAAGGGCCGCGGCCGCGGCGACGCCGGCGAGCAGGAGCAGGGCCCGGGCGAGGTCGGCCCAGACCCCGGGCGCGTTTCCCGGCAGTGCGAACAGCGGGGGGGCGGGGGCGCCCGTCCCGCGCCGCTTCCTCCTGTAGGACAAAAAGAAGATGGCGGCCGTGCCCAGCACCCCGATGGCGAAGAGCACGGCGCCGAACAGGTTCAGGGGAACGGGGTCTGGGTTCAAGGTTTACCTGGCCGGATCGATGGGGAGCCTGGGCCGGCGGGGATCGACCGGCTGAGGTTTCTGCCCCCAGAAGCCCTTTCTTTCCCTGACGCCGTCGTCGTTCCCCATCAGTTTGACGCTGATCCGGCCCAGGACCCGCCGCTCGAGGGTCCCGCGGGAATCGAGCGGCACCCACTCCTCCGTGCCGTCGACATCGCGGTTGAGGGCGGAGACGTTGGCGTGCACCGTGACCATGGTCTCGTTGGGGGAGACGATTTCCAGCACGGTTTCGATCACCTGCCGCGCCTTGATCCAGTTCCCGGTCAGGGTGTCCTGCCGGACGGCGACCTTGTCCACCTCGCTGGCGGTGAGGGACCCGGTGATGAACTCGTAGGGGCGCGTGGTGATTTTCCCCTCTTTCCGGTCGTCCCGTTCGATGGCATACCCCATCTCCTCGAGCACGGCGCGCGTCATGTTGGCCACCTGGCCGAATGTGTTCAGGAATTTGACCGGGTCGGGCAGGCTGGGTCTTTCCGGCTGGGCCCAGAGGGGGGGAACCAGGCAGACCAGGAACAGGAGCCTCAGGAAAGGCCCGCGCAAAATCTTTCTAACCTGCTGATTAAGTGGCAATTCTGGTAACACGCAAAAATCGTAGCACCCCCCCCGGCGGAAGTCAACATCCGGCCGCTTGTGACCGGGGCGGAACCATGGTACATAGAGTCATATTCCCATGACGGAGGCAAAATGAGACATTGTCCGATGATCCTGGTGAGCGTGCTTGCGGCGGGGTTCCTGCTCTGTCCCGCCGCGGCTAACGCCGAGGGGGAGACGGAAATCACCGGCTTTTACCAGCAATACCGCGATTTCAGTTACACCGTCGGCCTGGAAGAATACGATCTCGCGCCGCGCAGCCTCGGGGGGGGAGGCTTTTCGATTGCGCAGAACATGGCCCCCTGGTTCGCCATGTGGACGCAGTTCTCCTTTTTCGGTTCCGCCGAGAACGCCGGGTTGCGCGTCCGCATGATCAACAACCAGCAGGGGGTCCGCTACCAGACGAAGGAATACGGGCCGGTGAGGCTGTACGCCAAGGGGGGGCTCGGCTTCTCCCGCTTCAGCATCGACACCGGACAGGGGAGTCTCGGGGATACCAAGTTCAGCGCCGCCTACGGCGCGGGGGCCCACATCTGGATGCACAAGCACGCCGGGATCAACCTGGACCTCTCGCATGTCCTGACCGGTCTGCCCAACCTGACCGACCTCGATACCCGGGAGAAATGGGATTCGGGCCTGGTCCTCACCACCGGGTTGACCCTCCGGTTCTGACCCTTCGCGCTCCCGGGGAGACCGCATGCCCAGATATGAAACCGAATGGATCGATTACGCGCTTGGGGCGGGGCAGGAATTTTCGGCCGCCGTCTGCGGATACTCCGGCCGGGTCCGGCACCTGTACATCGGCCGGGACCCGGTTCGGAGGGCGTTCGCACGCCACGTGGACGTGGAGGAGGAGTTCTGCCGGCAGGGGGACCACTGCCTCGATCTCGATTGCCCCCTCAACCGTTCGCAGCCGGAACATCTGCTGCACATGCTCGACATGAACGAGGACGAGCCCCTGGACGCCGAAACGGCCCGGCTGTGGGGGACCGGGAGTACGCTGCAGGGGTTCCTCCTCTTCGCCCGCAAAATATCGGCCGAACTGCCGGAAGCGCTCCGGCGGCGCCGCGAGCCGCTCGGGGACTGAGCTCAGTTCCTTTTTCGGAAGGGCGCCTGCTGGTACCGGTAGACGGCCTCCCGGTGGGCGGCGTAATCGCGCGAGAACTGGTGGGTCCCGTCGTTGCGGGAGACGTAGTAAAGATAGTCGGTGGCGGCGGGCCGGAGCGCCGCCACCAGCGATGACGCCCCGGGGTTGCAGATCGGCCCCGGCGGAAGCCCCCGGTGCAGGTACGAATTGTAGGGGGAGTCCATGCGCAGGTCCGCTTTCCCCAGCCGCCCCTCCCAACTGCCCGCGAGCTTCATGGCGTAAATGATCGTGGCGTCGCACCCCAGCGTCATTCCCCTCTCCAGGCGGTTGACCAGGACGGAGGCGACCATCGGCCCCTCCTCCCTCGTCCTGACCTCCTTTTCGATCAGCGACGCCAGCGTGACGATCCGGGGGATGTCCCACCCTTCGGGGAGCGGGTGCTCGCGGAGGGTACGGGAGACGGCCGACCGGAACTGTTCCGTCATCTTCCGGATGACGGCCTCGGCGTCGGCGCCGCGGTCGAAGCGGTAGGTTTCGGGGTAGAGGTACCCTTCCAGGCTGCGGGCTTTCGGCGCCAGGTCGCCCACCCACTCGGTGCGCCGGAGCGCCCGGCGCAGTTCGGGCAGCGTCCCGAAGCCGTTTTCCGCAAGCAGTCCCGCGGTCTCCTCCGCCGTCAGCCCCTCGGGGACGGTGATCGAACGGAAGTAGACGTCTCCCGTCGTCAGCCGGCGCGCGATTTCGCGCGGGGTGGCAGGCTGGTCGAACCGGTACTCCCCCGCCTGGATGCGGCCCTCCGAACCGGTCCACCTGAGGTAGAGGAGGAAGGGGAGCCGGGAGCGGAGAACCCCGCGGCCGGCCAGCAGGCGGGCGACCGCGCGCGTGCCGGAGCCTCGGGGGACCTCGACGTAGACCTCCCCCCCGGGCGCGCCGAGGTACGGGGTGGTCAGCTGCAGATGGACCCAGAGACCGGAAAGGAGCCCCGCGACGACCAGGAGCCCCGCGGCGGCTGTGGCGGCGGCGAGCAGGCGTTTCAAATCAGCTTTCCTCGAGATGTCTTTCCAGGATGAAGGCCGCGGCCAGAGAATCGACCGTGCGGTAGCGC includes the following:
- the mltG gene encoding endolytic transglycosylase MltG codes for the protein MKRLLAAATAAAGLLVVAGLLSGLWVHLQLTTPYLGAPGGEVYVEVPRGSGTRAVARLLAGRGVLRSRLPFLLYLRWTGSEGRIQAGEYRFDQPATPREIARRLTTGDVYFRSITVPEGLTAEETAGLLAENGFGTLPELRRALRRTEWVGDLAPKARSLEGYLYPETYRFDRGADAEAVIRKMTEQFRSAVSRTLREHPLPEGWDIPRIVTLASLIEKEVRTREEGPMVASVLVNRLERGMTLGCDATIIYAMKLAGSWEGRLGKADLRMDSPYNSYLHRGLPPGPICNPGASSLVAALRPAATDYLYYVSRNDGTHQFSRDYAAHREAVYRYQQAPFRKRN